From Micromonospora auratinigra:
AGGAGGAGATCTCCCGGCTGTACGCGGGCGAGGCCCTCGATCTCGACGGCGCCGCCGGGCTGCCCTGCCACACCGGCCTGGTGCTGCACTCCGGGCGCGGGTCGGCACTCGGGCGGGTGCTGCCGGACAAGACCGTCCGGCTGGTCCGCGGTGACCGGGAGGCGTTCGGCGTACACGGCCGCTCGGCGGAGCAGCGGGTCGCGCTGGACCTGCTGCTGGACGAGTCGATCGGGATCGTCTCGCTGGGCGGTCGGGCCGGCACCGGCAAGTCCGCCCTGGCGCTCTGCGCCGGGCTGGAGGCGGTGATGGAGCGCCGGCGGCACAAGAAGGTGATCGTGTTCCGCCCGCTCTACGCGGTCGGCGGCCAGGAACTGGGCTACCTGCCGGGCTCCGAGACGGAGAAGATGTCGCCCTGGGCGCAGGCGGTCTTCGACACCCTCGGCGCGGTGGTGCACGAGAACGTGCTGGAGGAGGTCACCTCGCGCGGCCTGCTGGAGGTGCTGCCGCTGACCCACATCCGGGGCCGGAGCCTGCACGACGCCTTCGTGATCGTGGACGAGGCCCAGTCGCTGGAGCGCGGGGTGCTGCTCACCGTGCTGTCCCGGATCGGCCAGGGCTCCCGGGTGGTGCTCACCCACGACGTCGCGCAGCGGGACAACCTCCGGGTGGGGCGGCACGACGGGGTGACGGCGGTGATCGAGGCGCTGAAGGGTCATCCGCTCTTCGCACATGTCACGCTCAGCCGTTCGGAGCGTTCTCCGATCGCCGCGATGGTCACGGATCTGTTGGAGGACATCCCGCTCTGACCAGGTTTTTTGTCCGAATTTACGGGTGTTCATCTTGT
This genomic window contains:
- a CDS encoding PhoH family protein, translated to MTTRRTSAGADQTPAATATTRRTTRSRRAAVAPADAEEPRPAGQAFVLDTSVLLSDPAAFHRFAEHEVVLPLVVISELEGKRHHPELGWFARQSLRMLDELRVTHGRLDRPVPANEQGGTLRVELNHTDDGVLPAGFRTGSNDARILSVALNLAAEGREVTLVSKDMPLRVKAASVGLRADEYRHGQANDPTWTGMAELELAEEEISRLYAGEALDLDGAAGLPCHTGLVLHSGRGSALGRVLPDKTVRLVRGDREAFGVHGRSAEQRVALDLLLDESIGIVSLGGRAGTGKSALALCAGLEAVMERRRHKKVIVFRPLYAVGGQELGYLPGSETEKMSPWAQAVFDTLGAVVHENVLEEVTSRGLLEVLPLTHIRGRSLHDAFVIVDEAQSLERGVLLTVLSRIGQGSRVVLTHDVAQRDNLRVGRHDGVTAVIEALKGHPLFAHVTLSRSERSPIAAMVTDLLEDIPL